Proteins from a genomic interval of Zingiber officinale cultivar Zhangliang chromosome 1B, Zo_v1.1, whole genome shotgun sequence:
- the LOC121983161 gene encoding protein trichome birefringence-like 23: MTTDWEPWPALQRKSNHVVVKLLVLAILAGLSFRLLFSRSDVLHPVPVSPADEAEREASAESMAADVLGLEDDDGGSLSTNLGFSVDEEQVVSKPDRCDLFTGQWIPNPSGPTYTNESCRFIEPPQNCMKNGRHDTGYLFWRWKPHDCDVSPFNAKRFLDTMQNKSWALVGDSIVRNQAQSLICLLSKVEEPVEVYHDEQYKSRKWHFPSYSFNLSLIWSPFLIKAAIFENDEGESKSVNRLHLDTLDQKWTSQYKSFDYVVISSGQWFLKTAIYMENNKLVGCHYCPKLNLSEISIEYAYNKVLNSLYRFIKTSEHKPIVMYRTWTPDHFEYGEWFSGGLCNRTEPYKAGEGSGRDVDNFMRTIELNAFTRAVAAEGTRNGIRLKLLDTYQLSVLRPDAHTGPYRTFHPFEHGKNVKVQYDCLHWCLPGAIDTWNDVMMKLIMDE, translated from the exons ATGACGACGGATTGGGAGCCGTGGCCGGCCCTCCAGCGCAAGAGCAACCACGTCGTCGTCAAACTCCTCGTCCTCGCCATCCTCGCCGGCCTCTCCTTCCGCCTCCTCTTCTCCCGCTCCGACGTGTTGCATCCCGTGCCGGTGTCGCCTGCCGACGAGGCCGAGAGAGAAGCATCTGCGGAATCTATGGCGGCCGATGTCCTCGGTCTTGAAGACGACGACGGAG GATCATTATCTACGAACTTAGGCTTCTCAGTTGATGAAGAACAAGTTGTTTCTAAACCAG ATAGGTGTGATCTTTTTACTGGGCAATGGATCCCAAATCCTTCAGGACCTACATACACAAATGAAAGCTGCCGTTTTATAGAACCTCCTCAAAACTGTATGAAGAATGGGCGCCATGACACCGGGTATCTATTTTGGAGGTGGAAACCACATGATTGTGATGTATCTCCATTCAACGCGAAGAGGTTTTTGGACACTATGCAGAACAAAAGCTGGGCACTAGTTGGTGATTCAATTGTTCGCAACCAAGCACAGTCGTTGATTTGTCTTCTCTCAAAG GTTGAAGAACCAGTTGAGGTCTACCATGATGAACAATACAAATCAAGAAAATGGCACTTTCCCTCTTACAGCTTCAATCTCTCGCTCATCTGGAGCCCATTCCTCATCAAAGCAGCTATTTTCGAAAACGACGAGGGCGAATCAAAGTCTGTAAATAGACtccatcttgatactcttgatcAGAAGTGGACAAGTCAATATAAAAGCTTTGACTATGTTGTCATATCTAGTGGGCAGTGGTTTCTAAAAACTGCAATTTATATGGAGAATAATAAACTAGTTGGCTGCCACTATTGCCCTAAGCTCAATTTATCAGAAATTAGTATTGAGTATGCTTATAACAAAGTCCTTAATTCTCTCTATCGTTTCATCAAAACTTCCGAGCACAAACCAATTGTTATGTATAGGACATGGACACCAGATCACTTTGAATATGGTGAGTGGTTTAGTGGTGGGCTTTGTAACAGGACTGAACCATACAAAGCAGGAGAGGGCAGTGGCAGAGATGTTGACAACTTCATGAGAACAATCGAGCTAAATGCTTTCACCAGGGCAGTGGCAGCTGAAGGAACACGCAATGGGATACGCTTGAAACTCTTGGACACTTATCAACTCTCAGTGCTTAGGCCTGATGCACACACAGGTCCTTACAGGACTTTCCATCCATTTGAGCATGGAAAGAATGTGAAAGTTCAGTATGATTGCCTGCATTGGTGCTTGCCTGGAGCTATTGATACTTGGAATGATGTGATGATGAAACTCATAATGGACGAGTGA